A single window of Methanoregula sp. DNA harbors:
- a CDS encoding Hsp70 family protein — protein sequence MTGRLAVDFGTSNTVVTVWDSEAGGARPLNLHEWSRQLTKGLGGNGHERSWVIPSLIHYSSGGEQWLGQQVIDKGLNGSPATFRWLKHYIKQQSAVNVNVCGRQVNYFKAGEDFLSAILMAIAGEIQLGDEEVAFTVPVEAFEHYENWLANVAEKSGIRRFALIDEASAAAIGYGVQSKKEDIFMVFDFGGGTLDISIVLNEPVSCGSSRHRCRVIGKAGEDLGGSQIDRWLFLEMLSRIGLGAESGEARTLGHVLLAQCEQAKESLSFQERAEINITDPVSGQTLKADITRNEFEQLLDRHEFFTRIHMTLQRALNGAFSRGYQEDQISSILMVGGCSYIPSVQTLIRQRFGTSRVKFDRPFDAVAQGAAAFVSGTELCDYIQHDYAIRYWNPQFSKYEFRPLVSRGTAYPSEGNVARMLIRATYDGQTQMGIPVFEIGTAASGSHTGDIELVRDSGGGLRLVKSSPKDDERQVYYWMNEKIPTFLLAEPPAKKGETRFEVTFNIDGNKRLLVSARDLATNAFVKRDFPVIKLA from the coding sequence ATGACAGGACGCCTTGCTGTGGATTTCGGGACGAGCAACACGGTAGTCACGGTCTGGGACAGCGAAGCAGGGGGGGCACGCCCCCTTAATCTGCATGAATGGTCACGGCAATTAACAAAAGGGCTCGGCGGAAACGGTCATGAACGGAGCTGGGTCATCCCTTCCCTGATTCATTATTCTTCGGGCGGTGAACAGTGGCTGGGACAGCAGGTCATCGATAAGGGTCTTAATGGTTCACCTGCGACATTCCGGTGGCTCAAGCACTATATCAAGCAGCAGAGTGCGGTGAACGTGAACGTATGTGGCAGGCAGGTAAATTATTTCAAAGCCGGTGAGGATTTCCTATCTGCCATACTCATGGCGATAGCCGGGGAGATCCAGCTTGGTGATGAGGAGGTCGCATTCACCGTACCGGTCGAGGCTTTTGAACATTACGAGAACTGGCTCGCCAATGTTGCAGAAAAATCAGGGATAAGGCGCTTTGCCCTCATTGACGAGGCGTCAGCAGCAGCTATCGGATATGGCGTCCAGAGTAAAAAAGAGGATATTTTCATGGTCTTTGATTTCGGCGGCGGGACACTTGACATCTCGATAGTCCTGAATGAGCCTGTGTCGTGCGGCAGTTCCCGACACCGCTGCCGGGTCATCGGCAAGGCAGGTGAAGACCTCGGAGGGTCGCAGATCGACCGCTGGTTATTTTTGGAGATGTTGTCACGTATCGGGCTTGGGGCAGAGTCTGGTGAAGCCCGTACTTTGGGGCATGTGCTATTGGCACAGTGCGAACAGGCAAAGGAGAGCCTCTCGTTCCAGGAGCGGGCTGAGATCAACATTACCGATCCGGTATCCGGCCAAACCCTCAAGGCCGACATTACCCGCAACGAGTTCGAACAGTTGCTCGACCGTCACGAGTTCTTCACCCGCATCCACATGACCCTCCAGCGGGCGCTGAACGGGGCGTTCTCCCGCGGATACCAGGAAGACCAGATCTCCTCGATCCTCATGGTCGGGGGTTGCAGTTACATCCCGTCGGTGCAGACCCTCATCCGGCAGCGTTTCGGGACTTCGCGTGTAAAGTTCGACCGCCCGTTTGATGCCGTTGCACAGGGGGCTGCGGCATTTGTGAGCGGGACTGAACTCTGCGATTATATCCAGCACGATTATGCAATCCGGTACTGGAACCCGCAGTTCTCGAAATACGAATTCAGGCCTCTGGTCTCACGGGGAACGGCATACCCCTCAGAAGGGAATGTCGCCCGCATGCTTATCAGGGCAACCTATGACGGTCAGACCCAGATGGGGATCCCGGTATTTGAGATCGGAACTGCAGCATCCGGGAGCCACACCGGAGATATTGAGCTGGTCAGGGATTCCGGTGGGGGGCTCCGGCTTGTGAAGAGTTCGCCAAAAGATGATGAACGGCAGGTGTATTACTGGATGAATGAGAAAATCCCGACGTTCCTTCTTGCTGAACCCCCGGCAAAGAAAGGTGAGACGAGGTTTGAGGTCACGTTTAATATTGACGGGAATAAACGGTTACTGGTATCTGCCCGTGACCTGGCGACCAATGCCTTTGTAAAAAGGGATTTT